One window of Pyrus communis chromosome 12, drPyrComm1.1, whole genome shotgun sequence genomic DNA carries:
- the LOC137709792 gene encoding deoxypodophyllotoxin synthase-like: MSVTSVTQTVPKIPVVDFSQEDCLKPGTSSWLSVRGNVCRALEEFGCFMAVLPNKVSPELHDSMFGTLKELFDFPIETKAQTPQEQPLIDGHLMGPFHESLATGTDSEKSRIFEHHFWPNGNDQYRETADAYRRVMAELNQAVTRMVFENYNVEKHLDDHLQSTVSTLRFNKYRKPEKIGTGQGLSVHTDKTLTSILHQNHVKGLEIYTKDNKWIGFDPLPSSFLFMACDGFQVWSNDRILSCKHRVNLKENEERYSFGLFSYLEGVTRAPDELTADDHPVKYKPLHMLDYVQIYMANYRNGGVGFSVKEYCGV, translated from the exons atgagtGTCACAAGTGTTACCCAAACGGTACCCAAAATTCCAGTAGTAGATTTCTCCCAAGAGGATTGCTTGAAGCCAGGGACAAGTTCTTGGCTCTCAGTACGTGGGAATGTTTGCCGCGCACTCGAAGAGTTTGGCTGTTTCATGGCAGTCTTGCCCAACAAAGTTTCACCTGAGCTTCACGACAGCATGTTTGGGACATTAAAAGAGCTGTTTGATTTCCCAATTGAAACTAAAGCGCAAACTCCGCAGGAACAACCTTTAATTGATGGTCATTTAATGGGGCCTTTCCATGAAAGCTTGGCAACTGGTACAGACAGTGAAAAATCGCGAATATTCGAACATCATTTTTGGCCTAATGGAAATGATCAATATCG TGAGACTGCTGATGCGTATAGAAGAGTGATGGCAGAACTAAATCAAGCGGTTACAAGAATGGTATTCGAAAACTACAACGTAGAAAAACACCTTGACGATCACCTTCAATCGACTGTGTCCACTCTCCGCTTTAACAAATATAGGAAACCCGAGAAAATCGGAACTGGACAGGGTCTATCCGTGCATACAGACAAGACTTTAACTTCCATACTCCACCAAAATCATGTCAAAGGTCTTGAGATATATACAAAAGATAACAAATGGATTGGTTTTGATCCTTTGCCTTCGTCCTTCCTATTCATGGCATGTGATGGATTTCAG GTTTGGAGCAATGACAGAATACTATCTTGTAAACATAGAGTCAATTTGAAGGAAAATGAGGAAAGATACTCGTTTGGACTATTTTCATACTTGGAAGGGGTGACACGCGCACCGGACGAGCTTACCGCAGACGACCACCCCGTGAAGTATAAGCCATTGCATATGTTGGATTACGTTCAAATTTATATGGCCAATTATCGTAACGGTGGAGTTGGGTTTTCTGTCAAGGAATATTGCGGGGTTTGA